Within the Bacillota bacterium genome, the region GCACCGTGAATGTGCCCGTAAAAACAATGGCGAACGCCATATTTTTTTAGAATTTCTATTATTGGCTCAGAACAGAATCCTTTGATGACCGGCGGATAATGCAAAAACACACGAATATGCTCAATATCGGACAGTTTCA harbors:
- a CDS encoding serine/threonine protein phosphatase, with protein sequence KLSDIEHIRVFLHYPPVIKGFCSEPIIEILKKYGVRHCFYGHIHGAGTSYAVEGEYEGIIYNLISADYLHFMPAEVY